Genomic DNA from Longimicrobium sp.:
GCATCAGGATCGTCTTGCCGGCCTTGGGCGGCGCCACGATCAGCCCGCGCTGCCCCTTGCCCAGCGGCGCGATCAGGTCCATCACGCGCATCGACAGGTCGGCCGAGGGCGCTTCCAGCTTGACGCGCTGGTCCGGGTAGCGGGGGCGCAGGTTGTCGAAGGCGATGCGGTGCTTCGCCTTGTCCGGCTCGTCGCCGTTGACGCGCTCCACCTTGAGCAGCGCCAGGTACCGCTCGCCCTCCTTGGGCGGGCGCACCTGCCCCAGCACCGTGTCGCCGGTGCGCAGGTCGAAGCGCTTGATCTGGCTGGGCGAGACGTAGATGTCGTCCGGCCCGTACAGGTAGTTCCAGTCCTGCGAGCGGAGGAAGCCGTACCCCTCCGGGAGAACCTCCAGCACGCCCTCGCCGCGCAGCACGACCTCGGAGTCCAGCAGGTTCTGCTCGATGCGGTAGATAAGGTCCTGCTTGCGGAGCCCCGAGTAGTTCGAGATGTTCAGGCCTTCGGCCATCTCGTGCAGCTCGGCGATGCTCTTGGATTTTATGGTAGTGATGTCCACGTGGGTCTCCGGATGCGTCAGCGCGTCCCGCGGGTCAGGGGGTGCGATCCCGCCCGATCCGCTGGATGGTCTTCTGAGGGGTCTGTGCGGGGAGCCAGGAAGAGGGCGGAGTGCGCCCGAGGCTTGCCTGATGGTCTATGGGGGTCAGTGGCCCCAACCTAACGCCCGCTATTTCCACGGTCAAGTGTGCCGTTTACACCTCTGACGGAGCTCTTCGCGTCCGTCCGGGTGGTGCGGATCGGCGACCGCGAGGTCGTCTTCGGCCTCCTACTACCCGGTGTGGCCCCGGACGGTCCAGCCGTGCGCCGCATGCTGGAGGGCTGGCCCGGGTCGCACTGGGCCTCGCCCGCCGGCGACGCCTGGGAGATCGCCCTGGAGGTCCGCACCCGCCCGCCGCGCCGCGAGCGGTGGCTTCTGCACGCCGTCCTGCTGCTGGCGGCTCTCTTCAGCGCCACCGTTTCCGGCGCGCTGATCGCCGGCCACGATCCGCTGGGGCTGGCGGAGCGGGTGGTGCTCGGCGTGGCGCTCCCCGTGCCCACCAGGTTATACGCCGCCGCGCTCCTTCCCGGACTCCTCTTTTCTATCCCGTTGATGGGCGTGCTGCTCGGGCACGAAATGGGCCACTACGTCGCGGCGCGGCGTCACAACCTGGACGCCTCGCCGCCGTACTTCATCCCCGCGCCCTTCATCATCAGCCTGATCGGTACGCTGGGCGCCTTCATCCGCCTGCGCTCCCCCATGCTGCACCGCCGGATGCTGATGGACGTCGGCGCGGCGGGTCCGCTGGCGGGGCTGGTCCTCGCGCTGCCGGTGGCCGCAGTCGGGATCGCGCTGAGCCGCCCGGCCGCCCTGCTCCCCGGCCTGCCGGGCCGCAACCTCTTCCCCTTCCTGGGCGTTCCGCTGCAGCTGGGCGACTCGCTGCTGTGGATGGCCCTGCGCGCCGTCTTCGCGCCGGGCGCGGAGGTGCTGATCCTACACCCGATGGCGGTGGCGGGGTGGGTGGGGCTCTTCTTCACCGCGATGAACCTCCTCCCCGTCGCCCAGCTCGACGGCGGCCACATCGTGTACGCCCTCCTCGGGGCCCGGCGGCAGCTCGCCGTGGCGACGCTCTTCTTCGCGTCGTTGCTGGTGCAGGGGTGGTGGTGGCCCGGATGGTGGTTCTGGGCCGTGCTCATCCTCCTGATCGGCCGCGGCCGCCTGTCGCACCCGCCCGTGCTCGACCCACGCCTTCCCCTCACCCGCCGCCAGCGCGTGGCGGGGTGGGCGTGCGTCGTGTTCTTTGTGCTCGCGTTCGTACCGGCTCCGGTTTCCTGAGGGCGGCCAAGCGCGTCTCTCAGGATGACAGATGGGGGCGTGCCGGTTCCCGTGCAGTCCGCGAAGGCGGACTTTGGTGGTTCCAGCGGCGAATTTCATTCGCTCCTGGCCCTTTGGTCCCGACTCTTCGCTCTTGGAACCCTGTGTCTACGCACTAACGCACTACCGCACTTCCCCCCGCCCTAACCGCTTCCCCACACTTCGATTCTTGACAAACCCTTACGCACCGGGGGAGATTCGGTGCGGGGCCGGGCCCGACGCGGCCCACCACGCCGCACCCCGGAGCCCCGCCGATGGCACGCCACAACCGCGAAGGGGAAGGGGAGGACCAGCACGGCCGCCGCTACCGCATCGGCTACCAGCCGGACTGGCTCCGCCAGGTGAAGGTGACGTGCGACCTGGACAACGGCCGCCAGTCCACCAAGACGCTCCTCCGCAACCCGGAGCGGCCGGCGCACCCCCCCGGGCCCAGGGTGCACACGCAGGTCGACTCGGCGGAGCTGGGGCTGAGCTTCGGGCTGACGCTGCACGACGAGCGCCGCGTGGTCCGCCGCATCATCGTGGAAACCGTGATCCCCGGCGAGCGCGCCGAGACCATCTCCTTCGTCGTCTCCACCCTTCTCGACGAAGAGTAAGACATCCTTTCCGGGACGCTTTTCCCGGCGTCATGCCAACACCTTCCGCGTGAACCCTCCATGATGGTCCTGCTGGCCCAGACCGCGCCGCTCCCCTGCCCGGACACGCGCATCATGTTCGGCGTGAGCGTGGTGGTGGTGGTGAGCGTGGTGGTGTTCACCGCGGCGGTCATCGTCACGCTGCTGCGGCGCAGCGACCGCCGGCGGGCGGAGGAGGAGAAGGTCGCCGCCATCGGCACCGCGACCGCGCGCATCCTGCACCAGATCAAGAACCCGCTGCAGACCGTCGTCCTGAACGCCGACATCCTGCAGGACGAGCGCATCGTGAGCGACGCCGCCGGCCGCCGCGAGGTGTGCGAGGCCATCGTCTCCGAGAGCCAGCGGCTGGTGAGCATGCTGGACGAGCTCTCGGTGTACGCCAGCGGCGCGCGGCGCGCCCTCAGCCGCCAGCCGGTGCCGCTGCACGAGATCATCGCCCAGCTCGCGCGGCAGCAGGAGCGCGACCCCAGCATCCGCGTGGAAGCCGGCGTGCTGGGCGAGGCGGTGGTCTTCGCCGATCCGTACTACCTGCGGCAGGTGTTCGAGAACCTGGTGCGCAACGCCTGCGAGGCGATGCAGGACCAGGACGACCGCCGCCTCACCCTGCGCGTAGAATCCGCGGCGGGATCGGCGGAGGTGCGCGTGGCGGACAACGGACCGGGAATCGAGGCGGAGAAGCTGGACCAGATCTTTCAGCCGTTCGTGTCCAGCAAGGGGAAGGGGATGGGGCTGGGGCTCGCCATCTGCCGCGAGATCGTGGAGGGGCACGGCGGGCGGCTTGAGGTCGAGTCCACGCCGGGCGCCGGCTCCACTTTCATCGTACGCCTTCCGCTGTACGATGCGGCTGCGCTCGAGGCGGGCGCCGGGCGCGCGACCGAGGCCTGGGCGTGAGGCCGGCATCGTAAAAGCCTCACACGGAGACACGGAGGGCACTGAAAGAAGTGCAAGAGAAGTTCTCTGCGTCTTTCAGTGCCCTCCGTGTTCTCTGTGTGACGCTCTTGCTCAGGCCGGCTTGACCTTGCAGGTGATGCCGGTGACGCTGTAGTCCACCACCACGTTCTGGCCCGAGGCCAGGGTAGCGTTGGGCACGCTCGGGGTGGCGGCGATCATCAGCGAGTCGCCGTTCGCGTAGCCCACCGGGGCGACGCCCATCGCGTAGGTGCCCGGGGTGACGTAGGCCATCTTGTAGCGCGCGTCCGCCTGCGCCTTGGCCGAGAGCGTCGTCGGGCCGGTGGCGGTCGCGGTGAAGTGCGTCACGTCCGTGGCCGCGCCGCCGCAGGCCGGGAAGGTCACGCCCGCGGCCGGGGTCACCAGCCCGCTGATGCCG
This window encodes:
- a CDS encoding site-2 protease family protein, encoding MPFTPLTELFASVRVVRIGDREVVFGLLLPGVAPDGPAVRRMLEGWPGSHWASPAGDAWEIALEVRTRPPRRERWLLHAVLLLAALFSATVSGALIAGHDPLGLAERVVLGVALPVPTRLYAAALLPGLLFSIPLMGVLLGHEMGHYVAARRHNLDASPPYFIPAPFIISLIGTLGAFIRLRSPMLHRRMLMDVGAAGPLAGLVLALPVAAVGIALSRPAALLPGLPGRNLFPFLGVPLQLGDSLLWMALRAVFAPGAEVLILHPMAVAGWVGLFFTAMNLLPVAQLDGGHIVYALLGARRQLAVATLFFASLLVQGWWWPGWWFWAVLILLIGRGRLSHPPVLDPRLPLTRRQRVAGWACVVFFVLAFVPAPVS
- a CDS encoding HAMP domain-containing sensor histidine kinase → MMVLLAQTAPLPCPDTRIMFGVSVVVVVSVVVFTAAVIVTLLRRSDRRRAEEEKVAAIGTATARILHQIKNPLQTVVLNADILQDERIVSDAAGRREVCEAIVSESQRLVSMLDELSVYASGARRALSRQPVPLHEIIAQLARQQERDPSIRVEAGVLGEAVVFADPYYLRQVFENLVRNACEAMQDQDDRRLTLRVESAAGSAEVRVADNGPGIEAEKLDQIFQPFVSSKGKGMGLGLAICREIVEGHGGRLEVESTPGAGSTFIVRLPLYDAAALEAGAGRATEAWA